Proteins encoded in a region of the Penaeus vannamei isolate JL-2024 chromosome 30, ASM4276789v1, whole genome shotgun sequence genome:
- the LOC113825692 gene encoding DNA translocase FtsK isoform X2: MESFTSSDQSEAPMWNSAFLSRIGTEETTSTMMTSDYTDYTLTTAISEIFSPGLVLTSIIENLVYGLYLASTTENLFPGFDLPSIIENIIRFVVNSIMENLFPGLDLPNIIENIYRFVVNSTWENSTICPNLSKLLTDFYPGLNRTLVQDFVTTCLKLIEIDSIHKFLSLILKEISEKCLNWIDNLVNFVPQNAPWVRDIICLDWPPILKRKYRVLKFLQKLCSLDIEIIRNMSKCVCKDGSLRVCILRAIGIPDNCFEGNFFVEIRVLECLAASNITKCWNEICCEEFDFRNWLKYVPEAKKDIVKLMWVILVLLLLFYFICIFSMCIGDMRPYGDRLFCCRFCGTGDEEIAIAAAAAAAAGASSNNASQTAPVQQICVVPNESDDAAGKKVQNKEKVSAGKQNPGIPHPFYGADPSMFAEPPGYGLQHPLYGTHQPVYGDQHPVYGPQQPVFGPQELEYVTQQPVDADQPMNGSEHGSQEPVSRTHQLECINEQPGSEIHQSECITQQPVSEMHQKECVTYQSGSEIDQAGSETQQPEFATDQPGSETPQRGSEIDQPAAEKQQAGCEINQPESEIILPGSEIDQPGSEIDQPGSEIDQPGSEIDQPGSEIDQPGSEIDQPGSEIDQPGSEIDKPGSEIDKLGSEIDQLGSEIDKPGSEIDKLGSEIDKPGSEIDKPGSEIDKPGSEIDKPGSEIDQPGSEIDQPGSEIDQPGSEIDQPGSEIDQPGSEIDQPGSEIDQPGSEIDQPGSEIDQPGSEIDQPGSEIDQPRSEIDQSEFETDQPGSETPQPECVTQPVTGPQQPIYRPQQPMYGPQQSVYGTQQPAYGFKQLVYRPPQPVYGPQQPVYGPQQPVYRPQQPVYGPQQSVYGPHQPINRPQQPVYRPQQPVYRPQQPVYRPQQPGHGPQQPVCRPHQPVYGPHQPVYGPHQPVYGPHQPVYRPQQPVYRPQQPVYRPQQPVYGPQQPVYRSQQPQYRPPQTLYGPVYRT; the protein is encoded by the exons ATGGAAAGTTTTACTTCAAGTGACCAATCTGAGGCCCCAATGTGGAATTCTGCTTTTTTATCCAGGATTGGGACGGAGGAAACCACTTCTACTATGATGACTTCTGATTATACTGATTATACTCTTACTACTGCTATTTCGGAAATTTTCTCTCCTGGTTTAGTTTTGACTAGTATTATTGAAAATTTAGTTTATGGTTTATATTTGGCTAGTACTACGGAAAATCTCTTTCCTGGTTTTGATTTGCCAAGTATTATTGAAAATATCATTAGGTTCGTTGTGAATAGTATTATGGAAAATCTCTTTCCTGGTCTTGATTTGccaaatattattgaaaatatcTATAGGTTCGTTGTGAATAGTACATGGGAAAATTCCACTATTTGTCCAAATTTGTCTAAGCTTCTGACAGATTTCTATCCTGGATTAAATAGGACTCTGGTTCAGGATTTTGTAACTACTTGTTTAAAGTTGATTGAAATTGATAGCATACACAAATTTCTTTCATTAATTTTGAAAGAAATATCAGAGAAATGTTTGAATTGGATTGATAATCTGGTAAATTTTGTGCCTCAGAATGCACCTTGGGTGAGAGATATAATTTGTTTGGATTGGCCTCCTATTCTAAAAAGGAAATATCGTGTACTTAAGTTTCTGCAAAAATTATGTTCTTTAGATATTGAAATTATTAGGAatatgagtaagtgtgtgtgtaaagacggtTCTCTAAGGGTGTGCATACTTAGGGCAATTGGTATTCCTGATAATTGTTTCGAAGGGAATTTCTTTGTCGAGATACGTGTACTTGAGTGTCTAGCAGCATCAAATATTACAAAGTGTTGGAATGAGATATGTTGTGAAGAATTTGATTTTAGAAATTGGCTGAAATATG TTCCAGAAGCCAAAAAGGATATAGTCAAACTAATGTGGGTAATCCTGGTATTacttcttctgttttatttcatctGTATATTCAGTATGTGCATTGGCGACA tGAGGCCTTACGGTGATAGGCTGTTCTGTTGTCGTTTTTGTGGTACTGGAGATGAGGAAATTGCAatagcggcagcagcagcagcagcagcaggggcATCATCAAATAATGCATCACAAACAGCGCCAGTGCAGCAGATCTGTGTCGTCCCCAATGAATCTGATGATGCTGCAGGGAAAAAAGTGCAGA ataaagaaaaagtatCAGCCGGAAAACAGAATCCTGGTATACCCCACCCGTTTTATGGAGCTGATCCGTCAATGTTTGCTGAGCCACCAGGATATGGTCTACAACATCCACTGTATGGAACTCACCAACCAGTATATGGGGACCAACACCCAGTATATGGTCCTCAACAACCAGTATTTGGACCCCAAGAACTAGAATATGTAACTCAGCAACCAGTAGATGCAGACCAACCTATGAATGGATCTGAACATGGCAGCCAAGAACCCGTTAGTAGGACCCATCAATTAGAATGCATAAATGAACAACCAGGATCTGAAATACACCAATCAGAATGCATAACCCAACAACCAGTATCTGAAATGCATCAAAAAGAATGTGTAACCTATCAATCGGGATCTGAAATAGATCAAGCAGGATCTGAAACACAGCAACCAGAATTTGCAACCGATCAGCCAGGATCAGAAACACCGCAACGGGGATCAGAAATAGATCAGCCAGCCGCTGAAAAACAGCAAGCAGGATGTGAAATAAATCAACCAGAATCTGAAATAATTCTACCAGGATCTGAAATAGATCAACCAGGATCTGAAATAGATCAACCAGGATCTGAAATAGATCAACCAGGATCTGAAATAGATCAACCAGGATCTGAAATAGATCAACCAGGATCTGAAATAGATCAACCAGGATCTGAAATAGATCAACCAGGATCTGAAATAGACAAACCAGGATCTGAAATAGACAAACTAGGATCTGAAATAGATCAACTAGGATCTGAAATAGACAAACCAGGATCTGAAATAGACAAACTAGGATCTGAAATAGACAAACCAGGATCTGAAATAGACAAACCAGGATCTGAAATAGACAAACCAGGATCTGAAATAGACAAACCAGGATCTGAAATAGATCAACCAGGATCTGAAATAGATCAACCAGGATCTGAAATAGATCAACCAGGATCTGAAATAGATCAACCAGGATCTGAAATAGATCAACCAGGATCTGAAATAGATCAACCAGGATCTGAAATAGATCAACCAGGATCTGAAATAGATCAACCAGGATCTGAAATAGATCAACCAGGATCTGAAATAGATCAACCAGGATCTGAAATAGATCAACCAAGATCTGAAATAGATCAATCAGAATTTGAAACTGATCAGCCAGGATCTGAAACACCACAACCAGAATGTGTTACACAGCCAGTGACTGGACCCCAGCAGCCAATATACAGACCCCAGCAACCAATGTATGGACCCCAACAATCAGTATATGGAACACAACAACCAGCATATGGATTCAAACAGCTAGTATACAGGCCCCCACAACCAGTGTATGGACCCCAACAACCAGTGTATGGACCCCAACAACCAGTATACAGGCCCCAACAACCAGTTTATGGACCCCAGCAATCAGTGTATGGACCCCATCAGCCAATAAACAGACCTCAGCAACCAGTATATAGACCCCAACAACCAGTATATAGACCCCAACAACCAGTATATAGACCCCAACAGCCAGGACACGGACCCCAACAGCCAGTATGCAGACCCCACCAACCTGTGTATGGACCCCACCAACCTGTGTATGGACCCCACCAACCTGTGTATGGACCCCACCAACCAGTATATAGACCCCAACAACCAGTATATAGACCCCAACAACCAGTATATAGACCCCAACAACCAGTGTATGGACCCCAACAACCAGTGTATAGAAGTCAGCAGCCACAATACAGACCTCCGCAAACATTGTATGGACCAGTATATAGAACCTAA
- the LOC113825692 gene encoding DNA translocase FtsK isoform X1: protein MESFTSSDQSEAPMWNSAFLSRIGTEETTSTMMTSDYTDYTLTTAISEIFSPGLVLTSIIENLVYGLYLASTTENLFPGFDLPSIIENIIRFVVNSIMENLFPGLDLPNIIENIYRFVVNSTWENSTICPNLSKLLTDFYPGLNRTLVQDFVTTCLKLIEIDSIHKFLSLILKEISEKCLNWIDNLVNFVPQNAPWVRDIICLDWPPILKRKYRVLKFLQKLCSLDIEIIRNMSKCVCKDGSLRVCILRAIGIPDNCFEGNFFVEIRVLECLAASNITKCWNEICCEEFDFRNWLKYVPEAKKDIVKLMWVILVLLLLFYFICIFSMCIGDMRPYGDRLFCCRFCGTGDEEIAIAAAAAAAAGASSNNASQTAPVQQICVVPNESDDAAGKKVQSKSSDKEKVSAGKQNPGIPHPFYGADPSMFAEPPGYGLQHPLYGTHQPVYGDQHPVYGPQQPVFGPQELEYVTQQPVDADQPMNGSEHGSQEPVSRTHQLECINEQPGSEIHQSECITQQPVSEMHQKECVTYQSGSEIDQAGSETQQPEFATDQPGSETPQRGSEIDQPAAEKQQAGCEINQPESEIILPGSEIDQPGSEIDQPGSEIDQPGSEIDQPGSEIDQPGSEIDQPGSEIDQPGSEIDKPGSEIDKLGSEIDQLGSEIDKPGSEIDKLGSEIDKPGSEIDKPGSEIDKPGSEIDKPGSEIDQPGSEIDQPGSEIDQPGSEIDQPGSEIDQPGSEIDQPGSEIDQPGSEIDQPGSEIDQPGSEIDQPGSEIDQPRSEIDQSEFETDQPGSETPQPECVTQPVTGPQQPIYRPQQPMYGPQQSVYGTQQPAYGFKQLVYRPPQPVYGPQQPVYGPQQPVYRPQQPVYGPQQSVYGPHQPINRPQQPVYRPQQPVYRPQQPVYRPQQPGHGPQQPVCRPHQPVYGPHQPVYGPHQPVYGPHQPVYRPQQPVYRPQQPVYRPQQPVYGPQQPVYRSQQPQYRPPQTLYGPVYRT from the exons ATGGAAAGTTTTACTTCAAGTGACCAATCTGAGGCCCCAATGTGGAATTCTGCTTTTTTATCCAGGATTGGGACGGAGGAAACCACTTCTACTATGATGACTTCTGATTATACTGATTATACTCTTACTACTGCTATTTCGGAAATTTTCTCTCCTGGTTTAGTTTTGACTAGTATTATTGAAAATTTAGTTTATGGTTTATATTTGGCTAGTACTACGGAAAATCTCTTTCCTGGTTTTGATTTGCCAAGTATTATTGAAAATATCATTAGGTTCGTTGTGAATAGTATTATGGAAAATCTCTTTCCTGGTCTTGATTTGccaaatattattgaaaatatcTATAGGTTCGTTGTGAATAGTACATGGGAAAATTCCACTATTTGTCCAAATTTGTCTAAGCTTCTGACAGATTTCTATCCTGGATTAAATAGGACTCTGGTTCAGGATTTTGTAACTACTTGTTTAAAGTTGATTGAAATTGATAGCATACACAAATTTCTTTCATTAATTTTGAAAGAAATATCAGAGAAATGTTTGAATTGGATTGATAATCTGGTAAATTTTGTGCCTCAGAATGCACCTTGGGTGAGAGATATAATTTGTTTGGATTGGCCTCCTATTCTAAAAAGGAAATATCGTGTACTTAAGTTTCTGCAAAAATTATGTTCTTTAGATATTGAAATTATTAGGAatatgagtaagtgtgtgtgtaaagacggtTCTCTAAGGGTGTGCATACTTAGGGCAATTGGTATTCCTGATAATTGTTTCGAAGGGAATTTCTTTGTCGAGATACGTGTACTTGAGTGTCTAGCAGCATCAAATATTACAAAGTGTTGGAATGAGATATGTTGTGAAGAATTTGATTTTAGAAATTGGCTGAAATATG TTCCAGAAGCCAAAAAGGATATAGTCAAACTAATGTGGGTAATCCTGGTATTacttcttctgttttatttcatctGTATATTCAGTATGTGCATTGGCGACA tGAGGCCTTACGGTGATAGGCTGTTCTGTTGTCGTTTTTGTGGTACTGGAGATGAGGAAATTGCAatagcggcagcagcagcagcagcagcaggggcATCATCAAATAATGCATCACAAACAGCGCCAGTGCAGCAGATCTGTGTCGTCCCCAATGAATCTGATGATGCTGCAGGGAAAAAAGTGCAGAGTAAGTCGTCCG ataaagaaaaagtatCAGCCGGAAAACAGAATCCTGGTATACCCCACCCGTTTTATGGAGCTGATCCGTCAATGTTTGCTGAGCCACCAGGATATGGTCTACAACATCCACTGTATGGAACTCACCAACCAGTATATGGGGACCAACACCCAGTATATGGTCCTCAACAACCAGTATTTGGACCCCAAGAACTAGAATATGTAACTCAGCAACCAGTAGATGCAGACCAACCTATGAATGGATCTGAACATGGCAGCCAAGAACCCGTTAGTAGGACCCATCAATTAGAATGCATAAATGAACAACCAGGATCTGAAATACACCAATCAGAATGCATAACCCAACAACCAGTATCTGAAATGCATCAAAAAGAATGTGTAACCTATCAATCGGGATCTGAAATAGATCAAGCAGGATCTGAAACACAGCAACCAGAATTTGCAACCGATCAGCCAGGATCAGAAACACCGCAACGGGGATCAGAAATAGATCAGCCAGCCGCTGAAAAACAGCAAGCAGGATGTGAAATAAATCAACCAGAATCTGAAATAATTCTACCAGGATCTGAAATAGATCAACCAGGATCTGAAATAGATCAACCAGGATCTGAAATAGATCAACCAGGATCTGAAATAGATCAACCAGGATCTGAAATAGATCAACCAGGATCTGAAATAGATCAACCAGGATCTGAAATAGATCAACCAGGATCTGAAATAGACAAACCAGGATCTGAAATAGACAAACTAGGATCTGAAATAGATCAACTAGGATCTGAAATAGACAAACCAGGATCTGAAATAGACAAACTAGGATCTGAAATAGACAAACCAGGATCTGAAATAGACAAACCAGGATCTGAAATAGACAAACCAGGATCTGAAATAGACAAACCAGGATCTGAAATAGATCAACCAGGATCTGAAATAGATCAACCAGGATCTGAAATAGATCAACCAGGATCTGAAATAGATCAACCAGGATCTGAAATAGATCAACCAGGATCTGAAATAGATCAACCAGGATCTGAAATAGATCAACCAGGATCTGAAATAGATCAACCAGGATCTGAAATAGATCAACCAGGATCTGAAATAGATCAACCAGGATCTGAAATAGATCAACCAAGATCTGAAATAGATCAATCAGAATTTGAAACTGATCAGCCAGGATCTGAAACACCACAACCAGAATGTGTTACACAGCCAGTGACTGGACCCCAGCAGCCAATATACAGACCCCAGCAACCAATGTATGGACCCCAACAATCAGTATATGGAACACAACAACCAGCATATGGATTCAAACAGCTAGTATACAGGCCCCCACAACCAGTGTATGGACCCCAACAACCAGTGTATGGACCCCAACAACCAGTATACAGGCCCCAACAACCAGTTTATGGACCCCAGCAATCAGTGTATGGACCCCATCAGCCAATAAACAGACCTCAGCAACCAGTATATAGACCCCAACAACCAGTATATAGACCCCAACAACCAGTATATAGACCCCAACAGCCAGGACACGGACCCCAACAGCCAGTATGCAGACCCCACCAACCTGTGTATGGACCCCACCAACCTGTGTATGGACCCCACCAACCTGTGTATGGACCCCACCAACCAGTATATAGACCCCAACAACCAGTATATAGACCCCAACAACCAGTATATAGACCCCAACAACCAGTGTATGGACCCCAACAACCAGTGTATAGAAGTCAGCAGCCACAATACAGACCTCCGCAAACATTGTATGGACCAGTATATAGAACCTAA